A segment of the Syntrophales bacterium genome:
CTTTCAATATCACCGGCATAAATGCACAGCAGGATGTCCGCCTTGTCTTTCAATTCACGAAGAAGTCTCATTTTTACATTCGGATCATAGCCGGGCAAAACTCGTGCTGCATGATAATCAAAAAGGAGTTTTCCTCCAAATTCGAGGTAGAGTTTATTGTCAAACCTCTCTATTCTCTCCAGGATTGCCTTGGTCTGTTCTTCGATATATTTCTCGTTGTCAAAACCCGTCTTTGCTGTCATATGAACCCTTCATTTGCCCGTTATTTTTACACGCCGCAGTGTATTCTGTAATTTGTCCAATATCAAGAAAATTAGGAAAATTAAATCTGTCCCCTCTTGCCCTCTAAAGCTGAACATACCCTTCACCACCGCAAAACGATGTTCTTTTCAACCCGGATATATCGATTAACAGGATGTAAAGGGCGTAGACTTCGAGGCCGAAGGGTAGATACCCAAGATACCCGAGGACGGGCATTTCAAAGATATGAAGTACATCTACAAAAGGAATCGTATAGACCCACTTGGGGAGGGAATAAAAATTCCACATCTCCCAGAAGAGACCGCAGGTGAGAGCCCCCAAAGCGAGTGCGAGGACGGGACGCCAGTTTCCCGCTTCAAGGTACCTCAACAGAGAGGGCGCCCCGAGTAACGTGTTCAGTGAATCAAAAATGAGATAAAGACTCACCCAGACAAGGGGGAAACAGTAGCGCGGGAAAGCGATAACTGAAACGAGCATCACCATACCGGCGAGAATAAAGGCAACAATCCTCCGGTTAGTGACTGTAATCATCCGCCACCGCACCGAACCGGCAAGGAGGTGTAACGATCCCCATAGTTCCGCAGTAGAGAGCACGGCGGGAATAACAATGCTGAAATGGATTGAAGACCGAACGGCGTATTCAAGCGAACCGACGGGGCGATTGTGCAGGTAGTGCCAGTTCTGAAGAAAAATATTAAAAAACTCAAAGAGCCACCAGCCCGGAATGGAAAGCAGAAACATACAGACAAATGCCTTCGGACTCCGGCTGAAAAGCGATGTGCCTCTACGTTTCCAGTTATATGCATCGACAACAAGGATATATCCTATCCAGAGGAGAAGGAACGCATTTTCCCACAGATACAGGACACCATCAGGCCTCACCCAGGCAAGGGGCCAGCCGACGGCAATTAACGCTAATCCCATGTACCCTCGCATTGGAAACCTGTACACATTCGCCATGATCATTACATCTCCGGGAATGAAACAGTAAAAAGAAAAGGTCAGCAGGCACGCTAACCCTTTTCTGTTGTCACCAGATACTCATTGAGATAGCTGTTTATTCCATCTTCTCTTCCAGAATAGAAATGGTCAGCTTCATTAACGATCTCAAGCCTCGACCCTATTTCTTCAGTTATTCCCCTTAAACGAGCGACTGGACAGAACTGATCCCTGTCTCCACAGATAACAAGGCCTACCTTACCCTCCAGACCGGAAAAATCAAACTCTACAAAATCTATCGGCGGAGATATCATAATTGCATCAGAAAGGAAGTCCTGATTTGCAATCAACCTTGTATTGACCCACGCCCCAAAGGAATAACCTGTTAAAAATATATCTTTTTTGCCTTTCTCGGCAAGAAAATCAATCGCCCCTTTGACATCTTCCTGTTCACCAATACCATTATCGTAGACGCCCTCACTTAGCCCCACACCCCTGAAATTGAACCTCAGGGTTGAAAATCCGTTTTGATAAAAGGTCGAGACAAGGGCATCCACTACGTTGTTTCTCATGCTTCCACCCATCTGAGGATGGGGATGTGTAATAACCACACCCTTTTCTCCATTAGAAGAAGCATAAAGGCCCTGGATACTCAACTTTCCACTTCTGAAAAATATTCTCTCTTCTTTCATTAGAGTCACATCCTTAGGGCTGTTGCCCGAATAATTCTTATATGCGCGCACTATATATGTAACACGTTCGTAAAAAGTCAGAAAGTGCACCATTTGTCGTCCTGAACTTGTTTCAGGATCTCACTTGTTTCAGCATCTAATTATTTCAGCAAGTTAGAGACCCTGAATGATCCTGAAACAAGTTCAGGACATGATTTTGGGTGATAAAAAAAGACTTTTTACGAGACTGTCAAGATTGATGCAGATAGGACAATTAATGAGTTAACGAGCCCTGAAGTTGTGTATTGTGCCGGACAGTGATACATTCTGTTCCGAACTTACCTCTTCTTTGATGTTTAATATTTCATCTATATTTTCAAAGAAAACATCTGCCACATCAGGGTCAAAATGTTCTTCCCTTTCTTTTCTAATTATATCTAAGGCTACTTCAACAGGGAAAGGATCTTTGTAAGGCCGTTTGGATGTGAGAGCGTCAAAGACATCAGCCAGGCCAACAATCCTGGCTGTCAGTGGAATAGAATCGCCGGCAAGGCCCTGTGGATACCCCTTGCCGTTCCACTTTTCATGATGGGAAAGGGCTATCTGCTCTGCAATTTTCAGAATTTCCGCTTTAGAATCTGCCAGGATTTTTGCTCCTATAGTGGTGTGGGTTTCTATAATTCCGAACTCTTCGTCTGTCAATTTGCCCGGCTTCATCAAAATGCTATCGGGGATTCCAACTTTCCCTATATCGTGCATGGGAGCAACGTAAAGGATATTCCGAACATCCCTGTCCGGCAGCCCAAGCTTTTCAGCTATCAAAGCAGCGTATCTACTCATGCGGACGATGTGGTCGCCTGTATCCTCATCTTTATATTCAGCCGCAAGGACGAGTCTGTGAATGGTGTCGATGTAGGCTTCATGTAGCTCCAGCATGGTCTTGTTCAGGTCATCGGCAAATTTCACAAGTTGCTGATTGGTAGCTTCAAGCCCTTTTCGTTTTTCCTTTTCCGACTTGTATACCTCGGTAAAATCCGTTGCATATTTTTTTAGTTGGTCAACATCAGAAGAACCGGCAGGCAAGTTATTTTTCTCCATGAAAATGCTCCTTTCTGGAAAATTTAACTATCCAAGAATCTCTTCCACCTTTCTAATCAATTCCAGAGGGCTGAAAGGTTTGGTGAAGTAGTCATCTGCTCCGGCTTCAAGTCCCTTTTCTCTGTCAGCCTCTTGCCCTTTGGCAGTCAGCATGATTATGGTACAGTCTTTTGTCTCAGGGTCATTCTTTAGAATTCGGGTTGCTTCCAGGCCGTCAATTTTCCCGGGCATCATGACGTCCATAATTATCAGGTCAGGTTTTTCAGCCTTCACAATTTTGATTGCCTCTTCCCCGCTTTTAGCCTGAAGAATCAGGCAATCTTCTCCCCTGAGAGTAACCTCCACCAGCTCGCGAATCTGTAACTGGTCGTCTACTATAAGAATCTTTTTCATCTTGTTGCCCACCTTTCGATTGCGGATTTCGAATTGCGGAATGCGCAATCAGCTTATTGGTATCATAAACCTCACTGCTGTTCCTTTGCCCAGTTCACTTTCCACCCAGACTTTTCCGCTATGCGCCTCAACAATATATTTGATGATGGTCATGCCCAGTCCTGTCCCTTCAGGCGCCGAGTCAGAGGCGTCAGCCCTGTAAAACTTGTCAAATATTTTCTCAATCTGTTCAGGTGACAACCCGATTCCCTCATCTTCAACTGATACCTGATATTCCATTTTGGGTTTTGATTCCGCATTCCGAGCCTCCGCATTCGCAATAACTTCACCAACCACGCGGATGATACCGCCTTCAGGAGAGTACTTGACCGCGTTGCTGAGGATGTTGCTTAAGACCTGCTCCATTTTATCCCTGTCCGCAAACAACTCTATATGCTTATCCGTCAAGGCTACCTCAAACCTGTGTTTTGAGGACATATCCTGAAAGTGTGGGATTACCCGTCTGATTATTTCATCAATCTCACATTGCACTTTGTTAAGAGTAAATCCCCGTTCTGACTCTATGCGAGATATATCCAGAAGATCGTTGACAATCTCTGCCAGGTTTACGGCCTGTTCATTAATGTACGAAAGAAACTTTTTTCTCTCTTCATCAGTAATGTTATCTCTTGCAAGCAATATTTCTGAAAATCCCTGAATAGATGTTAATGGGGTCCTGAGTTCGTGGGCCGCCGTAGAGACAAACTCTGTCTTCATCCTGTCCACTTCGCGTTCGTAGGTCACATCATGTATGATAGTTATGATACCGCTCTGCTTACCATCTTTACCTTCGATAACCGATGTTCTGGCACGCATGATCCCGGTGTGTTCTATATCTTCCCCCGGCAATTCAAAGTCAAACTGGTAGCCTGGTTCTCTCTTCCACCATACCTTCCAGGTTCTTAGAATGCTCCCTCAACTTCTCCTGCGCCCGCTTGAGCTCGGTGATGTCGATAACAATACCCTCGTAATGTGTAATATTGCCTTTTTCGTTCCTTCGTATGTTTGTCCTATCATCAACCCAAATCATTCCCCCATTTTTGGTTATGATTCGATATGGTTCGCGAATAACTTTCTTTCCTTCTTTCTCTTTGCTATAGGTTGAAACCTCTTCTGCCACTCTTTCCAGATCATCGGGATGAACTGTCTCTACATAAGATACTTTACCTGAAGTAAATTCCTCTGCTGTGTAACCAAATAGCTCTTTTACATTATCTGAAACGAATTCAACTGGCCATCCTTCAGCGTTTTTCCAAAGAAATGCAACTGATGGACTCCTGTTAACGATATCGTATGCCTCTTTCAGGGCATTCTCCGCCAGCTTGCGTTTCTCCTCCATCTCCATATTGTAGAGAGCAAGCGCTATGTCGTCGGCTACCTCCCTCAAGAGATCTTTCTCTTCTTCGTCGACAGTTACATCGGGTGCAAACAATATGGCAAGCAGTCCGAAAAGTCGGCCAACGTGCTCGACACGTATGATTGCGGCCTCCCTGTCGGTGCATGCATCCTTGAAGAAGCAATCTCCGCACTCTCTGGATTTGCCTACAATAAAAAGCTTCTCTTTCTGAGCAATTGTGCTTCTGATGCAGGAAGGATGATCGCCACCCATTACATGTTCGCTGAAACGAGACATGCCTTCCCCGAAACCTGAACCCTTGACAGT
Coding sequences within it:
- a CDS encoding PAS domain-containing protein — protein: MTNQMSTNRRCSVNRELLLNIADRKQAEERIIHLNTILRAIRNINQLIIKKKDRDSLLRKACDIMIEARGYDAAWLGFFKDDETFATVKGSGFGEGMSRFSEHVMGGDHPSCIRSTIAQKEKLFIVGKSRECGDCFFKDACTDREAAIIRVEHVGRLFGLLAILFAPDVTVDEEEKDLLREVADDIALALYNMEMEEKRKLAENALKEAYDIVNRSPSVAFLWKNAEGWPVEFVSDNVKELFGYTAEEFTSGKVSYVETVHPDDLERVAEEVSTYSKEKEGKKVIREPYRIITKNGGMIWVDDRTNIRRNEKGNITHYEGIVIDITELKRAQEKLREHSKNLEGMVEERTRLPV
- a CDS encoding response regulator; the encoded protein is MKKILIVDDQLQIRELVEVTLRGEDCLILQAKSGEEAIKIVKAEKPDLIIMDVMMPGKIDGLEATRILKNDPETKDCTIIMLTAKGQEADREKGLEAGADDYFTKPFSPLELIRKVEEILG
- a CDS encoding HD domain-containing protein, with product MEKNNLPAGSSDVDQLKKYATDFTEVYKSEKEKRKGLEATNQQLVKFADDLNKTMLELHEAYIDTIHRLVLAAEYKDEDTGDHIVRMSRYAALIAEKLGLPDRDVRNILYVAPMHDIGKVGIPDSILMKPGKLTDEEFGIIETHTTIGAKILADSKAEILKIAEQIALSHHEKWNGKGYPQGLAGDSIPLTARIVGLADVFDALTSKRPYKDPFPVEVALDIIRKEREEHFDPDVADVFFENIDEILNIKEEVSSEQNVSLSGTIHNFRAR
- a CDS encoding ATP-binding protein, with the translated sequence MPGEDIEHTGIMRARTSVIEGKDGKQSGIITIIHDVTYEREVDRMKTEFVSTAAHELRTPLTSIQGFSEILLARDNITDEERKKFLSYINEQAVNLAEIVNDLLDISRIESERGFTLNKVQCEIDEIIRRVIPHFQDMSSKHRFEVALTDKHIELFADRDKMEQVLSNILSNAVKYSPEGGIIRVVGEVIANAEARNAESKPKMEYQVSVEDEGIGLSPEQIEKIFDKFYRADASDSAPEGTGLGMTIIKYIVEAHSGKVWVESELGKGTAVRFMIPIS